In Bradyrhizobium erythrophlei, a single genomic region encodes these proteins:
- a CDS encoding ABC transporter permease, whose amino-acid sequence MAEIAVTPFATPPSRTIAGLKRGGARLWIGAALVALLVLTALLAPMMAPHDPLEQDLLSAQLPPTWMQGGDPAYILGTDSLGRCVLSRLVYSARTAVMVALIAASLAALIGVALGLFAGSFGGWVDQLISRLIDVWMSFPPVLLSIVLAAVIGAGLTSVIVAIVVIDWTRFARVVRAETMVQLTRDYASAARAIGLSRARVLWLEILPNLVPLLVTLLAVEMGIAILVEVILSFVGISVAVDTPTWGSMIAEGRQIVYQAPWIMALPIGCIIASVIGLNLLGDGLRLALDPVQRS is encoded by the coding sequence ATGGCTGAGATCGCGGTCACGCCGTTTGCCACGCCGCCTTCGCGAACCATCGCCGGGTTGAAGCGCGGCGGTGCGCGTCTGTGGATCGGTGCGGCCCTGGTGGCGCTGTTGGTGTTGACCGCGCTGCTTGCACCGATGATGGCGCCGCACGATCCGCTCGAACAGGATCTGTTGTCGGCGCAACTGCCGCCGACGTGGATGCAGGGCGGCGACCCGGCCTACATCCTCGGCACCGACAGCCTTGGCCGCTGCGTGCTGTCGCGGCTGGTCTATTCCGCGCGAACGGCGGTCATGGTGGCCCTGATCGCGGCGTCGCTCGCGGCCCTGATCGGCGTCGCGCTCGGCCTCTTCGCCGGCAGTTTTGGCGGTTGGGTCGATCAGTTGATCTCGCGGCTGATCGACGTCTGGATGTCGTTTCCGCCGGTGCTGCTGTCGATCGTGCTGGCGGCGGTGATCGGCGCCGGTTTGACCTCGGTCATCGTCGCAATTGTCGTGATCGACTGGACCCGCTTTGCCCGCGTGGTGCGTGCCGAAACCATGGTGCAGTTGACGCGTGACTATGCCTCCGCCGCGCGCGCGATCGGCTTGAGCCGCGCCAGGGTGCTGTGGCTGGAAATCCTGCCCAACCTGGTTCCGCTGCTGGTCACTTTGCTGGCGGTCGAGATGGGAATTGCGATCCTCGTCGAGGTGATCCTGTCCTTTGTCGGAATCTCAGTCGCGGTTGACACCCCGACCTGGGGAAGCATGATCGCGGAAGGACGCCAGATCGTCTATCAGGCACCCTGGATCATGGCGTTGCCGATCGGCTGCATCATCGCAAGCGTGATCGGCCTCAACCTGCTCGGCGACGGTCTGCGGCTTGCGCTCGATCCGGTGCAACGCTCATGA